A single region of the Vicia villosa cultivar HV-30 ecotype Madison, WI linkage group LG4, Vvil1.0, whole genome shotgun sequence genome encodes:
- the LOC131596738 gene encoding uncharacterized protein LOC131596738: MHRHLFLQIVEALGNHDECFQMRIDATGKMCLSPLQKCTFAIRMLAYGSSTDIVDEYIRIGESIAIECLERFVRDVNEVFGAEYLRRPNNNDVEHLLQMGESRGFPSMLGSMDCMHWEWKNCPIAWKGQFFRGDHGKSTIMLKAVASQYLWIWHAFFGIAGSNNDINVLDQSIMFNDILEGRATNAIYNQWDSI; the protein is encoded by the coding sequence ATGCATAGGCATTTGTTTCTTCAAATTGTAGAAGCCCTTGGAAATCATGATGAATGCTTTCAAATGAGGATCGACGCAACTGGTAAAATGTGTCTTTCACCATTGCAAAAGTGCACTTTTGCTATTCGTATGTTGGCATATGGATCTTCCACTGACATTGTAGACGAATATATTCGAATTGGTGAAAGCATTGCAATTGAGTGCTTAGAGAGATTTGTAAGGGACGTGAATGAGGTATTTGGGGCCGAGTATTTAAGAAGGCCTAATAACAATGATGTTGAACATCTTTTACAAATGGGGGAGTCACGTGGATTTCCAAGCATGCTAGGTTCCATGGATTGTATGCATTGGGAATGGAAGAATTGTCCTATTGCATGGAAAGGACAATTTTTTCGAGGTGATCATGGTAAATCTACGATCATGCTTAAAGCAGTGGCATCACAATACTTATGGATTTGGCATGCATTTTTTGGTATTGCAGGTTCAAATAATGACATTAATGTGCTAGACCAATCCATTATGTTTAACGATATTTTGGAAGGACGTGCTACTAATGCAATATACAATCAATGGGACTCCATATAA
- the LOC131598753 gene encoding cytochrome P450 85A-like — protein sequence MAFLMEIIIGVLSVVCFCFLLLKCNGLRYRKNGLPPGTMGWPVFGETTEFLKQGPNFMKNQKARYGSFFKSHIFGSPTIISMDEELNRYILMNESKGLVAGYPQSMLDILGNSNIAAVHGSAHKFLRGALLSLVSPQMLRDIVLPRIDRFMSSQLSNWDGKIFNLQDHTKEVIFLSIMDQIASIDPTSRRADYFKKHFFKLVLGTLSLPINLPGTNYRNGVQARKDLLSMLRKILEERKASNESYKDMLSCLMKTDENKYKLNDDEILDLELTLMYSGYETVSTTTMMALKFLHDNPKALEEIRKEHLAIREKKKPNEPIDYDDIKSMRFTRAVIFETSRLATVVNGVLRKTNKDVELNGYLIPKGWRIYVYTREINYDPLIYTEPLTFNPWRWMEKNSETHNYFLLFGGGTRLCPAKELGITEISTFLHYILTRYRWEEIGETKLEKFPRVQAPNGMHMRFSSYQQF from the exons ATGGCTTTTCTCATGGAAATTATTATTGGTGTATTATCGGTTGTATGCTTTTGCTTTCTTCTCTTGAAATGTAATGGATTAAGGTATAGGAAGAATGGCTTGCCACCTGGTACAATGGGGTGGCCAGTTTTTGGAGAGACAACTGAGTTTCTTAAACAAGGTCCAAAttttatgaaaaatcaaaaagCAAG GTATGGAAGTTTTTTCAAATCACACATATTTGGAAGTCCTACAATTATTTCAATGGATGAAGAGCTTAATAGATACATATTAATGAATGAATCAAAAGGTCTTGTTGCTGGATATCCTCAATCTATGTTAGATATCTTAGGAAATTCTAACATTGCAGCTGTTCATGGCTCAGCTCATAAGTTCTTGAGAGGAGCACTTTTATCACTTGTTAGCCCACAAATGTTAAGAGATATAGTTTTGCCAAGAATTGATCGCTTTATGAGTTCTCAATTAAGTAATTGGGATGGCAAAATCTTCAACCTTCAAGATCATACTAAAGAG GTGATATTCCTCTCAATTATGGATCAGATTGCAAGTATAGACCCAACATCAAGAAGAGCTGATTATTTCAAgaaacatttttttaaacttgTTTTAGGAACCCTTTCTCTACCTATTAATCTTCCTGGAACAAATTACCGCAATGGAGTTCAG GCAAGGAAGGATTTACTTAGCATGTTGAGAAAAATACTAGAGGAAAGAAAAGCATCAAATGAAAGCTACAAAGACATGCTTAGTTGTTTAATGAAAACAGATGAAAATAAGTACAAACTAAATGATGATGAAATCCTTGACCTAGAACTTACACTTATGTATTCTGGTTATGAAACTGTTTCAACCACAACTATGATGGCTCTCAAATTTCTCCATGACAATCCCAAAGCTCTTGAAGAAATTAGA AAAGAGCACTTGGCCATAAGAGAGAAGAAAAAGCCAAATGAACcaattgattatgatgatattAAATCAATGAGGTTTACTCGTGCG gTGATTTTTGAAACATCTAGATTGGCCACAGTAGTTAATGGAGTTCTACGGAAAACCAATAAAGATGTGGAACTAAATG GTTACTTAATTCCTAAAGGATGGAGAATTTATGTTTATACAAGAGAGATAAATTATGACCCTTTAATATATACTGAACCATTAACATTCAATCCATGGAGATGGATG GAGAAGAATTCTGAAACACACAATTACTTCTTGCTATTTGGAGGTGGCACTAGACTTTGTCCTGCAAAAGAGTTGGGAATCACAGAAATTTCAACTTTTTTGCACTACATTCTAACTAGATACAG GTGGGAAGAAATAGGAGAAACTAAACTAGAGAAATTTCCTAGAGTTCAAGCACCAAATGGAATGCACATGAGATTTTCATCTTACCAGCAGTTCTGA